One window of the Anomaloglossus baeobatrachus isolate aAnoBae1 chromosome 12, aAnoBae1.hap1, whole genome shotgun sequence genome contains the following:
- the MAX gene encoding protein max isoform X2, producing the protein MSDNDDIEVESDADKRAHHNALERKRRDHIKDSFHSLRDSVPSLQGEKASRAQILDKATEYIQYMRRKNHTHQQDIDDLKRQNALLEQQVRALEKTRSNSRLQSNYSSSDSSLYTNPNGSTISAFDGGSDSSSESEPEEPQSRKKIRMEAS; encoded by the exons GCAGACAAAAGAGCTCATCACAATGCACTGGAGCGCAAGCGCAGGGACCACATCAAGGACAGCTTTCACAGCCTAAGAGACTCCGTACCTTCACTCCAAGGCGAAAAG GCTTCACGGGCTCAAATACTGGACAAAGCAacagaatatatacagtatatgagaaGGAAAAATCACACACACCAGCAAGACATCGACGACCTAAAGAGACAAAATGCTCTATTAGAACAACAAG TCCGTGCGCTGGAGAAAACCAGATCTAATTCTCGGCTTCAGTCGAACTACTCTTCCTCCGACAGCAGCCTTTACACCAATCCCAATGGCAGCACCATATCCGCCTTCGACGGAGGATCCGACTCGAGCTCCGAGTCCGAACCCGAGGAACCCCAAAGCAGAAAGAAGATTCGGATGGAAGCGAGTTAA